Genomic segment of Deltaproteobacteria bacterium:
CGAATGGAATTCATGGTAGACCCCATGGTGATCTTGGCCGGGTTGGCAATATTGTATTTTTCAGTTGAAGTATTCCACATGACCATGGCCAAAACGGGGATGTTCATTTTTGTGTTGTTGAGGATTATGCCTTACACGAAGGATATTTTTAATTCAAGGCAGGCTTTGGCAGGTTTTTCAGGGAGTCTTTTCCGGGTTACCGATTTTTTTCGAAAGGCCAAAGAAGCCCACACAATAAAAGGTGGAAGGGTGTCCATAATAAAGCTGGAGAAAGGGATCCGGTTTGAAAACGTGTCATTTTCTTATGTTCCTGGTGAAGCTCCGGTTTTGGAGAATATTAACATCTTCATCCCCGCAGGGAAGATGACGGCTCTAGTGGGAAGATCAGGTGCCGGTAAATCGACACTCGTTGATTTGATACCGCGACTCAGGGTGCCGACAAAAGGAAGAATATGCTTCGATGATCTGGCCATAGAAAACTATGATATCCGTGCCCTTAGGAGATTCATCGCTTTTGTTTCTCAAGAGGGATTTCTCTTTAATGATACTATTGAAAGGAACATAAGGTACGGGCGGCCGGAAGCAAGTCCGGAAGAAGTTACCAGGGCTGCCCGGATGGCTCATGCCCACCACTTTATCAAGGACATGCCAGAAGAGTATGAAACCGTCGTTGGTGAGAGAGGGATAAAGCTGTCGGGCGGGCAACGCCAGAGGATCATTTTGGCGAGAGCCTTGCTTCAAGAGGCTTCAATCATAATTTTGGATGGATTCGGAATCAGAGCAATATATACAGAAGGCCATGGAGGAAATCAGGAAGAAAGAAAAAATAACCCTTATCATCATAGCCCATCGTCTGGCGACCATAAGAAGCGCCGATCAGATTATTGTAATGGACAAGGGAAGGGTTACGGAGACCGGCAGGCACAAGGATCTGGTAAAGGAAGCGTCCTGGTATGCTGAAATTGTCAGGATGCAGGCCTTGGGTTGAGGTAATGAACCCAAAATTTGCATGTCTGTTTGAGATGTGATATGGGGTTCCCCCCAATACCAAGAAAATCCAGTGGGTATTTGGTGTAGTAACGTTATAGTCGAAATTTTACCCCAGGGCTTGGATACTCCCTGGGGGGGAACGGATCAAACTTTTAGGCGGGCAGAAACAGCGGTTGTCCCTCACTCGAGTCCCGCCCGAAAAAGCTTCGATTCTTATCCTAGGAGACTTTTGAAAAACGTTCGATTTTGTTCAAGGTCAAGGTAGACGAAAATTCCAACCACAGGAATACATTGAGTATTTCGAGGATTGAGATTTGAATCTGACGCTGAGATTGGGCAAAAGAGGGCGTTTTTCAAAGGTCTCCTTGGAAGAGGAGGGCACAAGCG
This window contains:
- a CDS encoding ABC transporter ATP-binding protein, which gives rise to MRKVIEAILFFPSVTKTKMALLMGVTLAAAFFEGFGVAMLFPVIDFIEKGKDFTVLAATSKMWFIIVKTLDLFSIPKTLLSLMIIVFFLLMVRQLFNYLKSIYGTWITESIFSDIRSDGFKCFANADMPFYDSYGVGQLINVLTVDGVRAGGGVFTFFNLLSASTIFVLYFVFLMILSPGMTIFAMAIMGCVGMVLRSRIRRSGEIGVKVSEYNEKISNSIVERLNGIRLLKLASTEEKESNFVKDLSEKIKLNTFDLARIRARMEFMVDPMVILAGLAILYFSVEVFHMTMAKTGMFIFVLLRIMPYTKDIFNSRQALAGFSGSLFRVTDFFRKAKEAHTIKGGRVSIIKLEKGIRFENVSFSYVPGEAPVLENINIFIPAGKMTALVGRSGAGKSTLVDLIPRLRVPTKGRICFDDLAIENYDIRALRRFIAFVSQEGFLFNDTIERNIRYGRPEASPEEVTRAARMAHAHHFIKDMPEEYETVVGERGIKLSGGQRQRIILARALLQEASIIILDGFGIRAIYTEGHGGNQEERKNNPYHHSPSSGDHKKRRSDYCNGQGKGYGDRQAQGSGKGSVLVC